In Vitis vinifera cultivar Pinot Noir 40024 chromosome 4, ASM3070453v1, the genomic window aattCGGCCTACTAATTATGCTAACACAGGATTAAAGCGGCCTTCGTTAATCACAATATAACTAGACCCATCAATgatcacaacattaacaaaattagcaacatagatcaagtatggatgtatagcatggaaattacatagaatgtgatatttaatgtctatttccaattggtcctactttataactaaaaatagtcaaattccactttcaacacttgatgctaaactgattctgaaagtcatcatttcaattcagagtATTCAAACACTATAGTCTTTAACATCAAGGTCTGTACAAATAACACAAACATAACAATActtcaagaaaacaaacacaaaacctaaatacaaactcccactatactAGCACATCATCAATATGTACAATACCCATATGTGTGACatgctcatgatatactttgggtggcaaacccttagtgagcGGATCCacaatcatggagtttgtgcttatgtgttcaattgatacttgaagactttgaattctttctttcacaaccaagaacttgatgtcaatgtgtttcGACTTTGACGAACTTCAGTTGTTCTAGAATACAATTTTGCGGCCTTGTTATCACAATTGATTCTCAGTGGTTTCTCAATCCCATCAAAAATTCGTAACTGAGTGATAAAATTCCACAGTcatatcccatggtttgatgccTCGTAGCAGGCTATAAATTTTGCCTCCATAGTGGAAGAAGcaataagtgtttgtttaaGACTTTTCCAAGAAACTGCTCCTCCTGCCAACATGAAGATGTAGCCTGAAGTGGATCTCCTGCTATCAAGACATCCCGCGAAAATTGGAGTTCAAATATCCCACGATTTCTAAATGACTGGATCTTCGATATGTGAGCATAtaatctttagttctttgtaaatactacataacccgttttgcctttttccaatGATCCATACTTGGGTTACTCAAATATCTGCCcaacattccaacaatgtacgcaatatctGGACGCAtacaaacttgtgcatacatgagacttccaactgccgaggcatagggaaacctccccatatccttcttctcaaattcatttttcggacattggtgcaaactaaatTTGTCGCCTTTTGCCACAGGTGTGTCTCCGGGTGCACAATTGCTCATGCCAAACCTACTTAACACCTTATTGATGTAGGATTTTGTGATAGCCCAAGTATACCTCTTGAACAATCCCTATAGATTTGTATACCCAGCACAAAAGATGTattaccaagatccttcatgtcaaatttgCTAGATAGAAATCGTTTGATTTCATGCAAAAGTTCCATATCACTacttgcaagtagaatatcatctacatatagcaccaagataatgaatttgctcccactTGAACTTGagatatatgcattgatcaacggtgttctccttaaaaccaaatgaaataatCACCTAATCAAACTTTCGGTATCATTGTCGGGATGtttgctttaaaccatatatggacctttttaatttgcatacaagttgctttgaatcattagacacaaagttctccggttgcaccatgtatattgtctcatcaatgttaccattaagaaacgcagttttaacgtccatttggtgcagctctaaatcataatgagccacaagtgccatgatgattctaaaggagtcCTTTGACGAAACCGGTGAAaaggtctccttataatcaatgccttctttttgagtgaaaccttttgcgATTAGACGTGCCTTATACCTAATAATGTTGCCTTTTGAATCCCATTTggtcttaaaaatccatttacaaccaatcggttttacaccttcaggcaactctactaggtctcaaacaccattgtctttcattgatttcatctcatccttcatggcttctatccacttttcagagtcaaaactttgtttgacttgactaACTGAAATTGGATCATCTTCCAGACTCATGTCAAATTCATGTTCCTggagatatacaacataatcatctgaaattatacttctcctttctctagtggatctcctcaGTGGCACTTGTACTTGAGGTTCTTGAGTTACCTCTTCATGAACTTGAACTGGTTCCTCAACTTGAGTAGGAGGAATTTCAGGTGTGTCTTCAATCTCTGTTATTGGTTGTACATTCTGGATAGTGTTatcaaacataatatgaccatgtcCAGTTGCAATAATAGGAATACTAACAGATTCCTCTTCAAAGACTACCTTTCTTAATGACTCTCtcccacttaactcaacatcctcaatgaacttagcATTGCCCGTTTCAAAGAAAGACCTAGTTGAGGGATCATAAAACTTGAAACCTCTCGACCTTTTAGAATACCCTACAAAGTAGCAGCTCATAgttctggagtccaatttcttttcatttggcttgTAAGGCCTAGCCTCAGTTGGACAACCCCAGACATGTAAATGCCTAATACTGGGTTTCTTActagtccataactcatatggggttttggctaCTGCTTTGCTTGGGACTCTGTTCAAAATGTAAACTGTAGTTTTGATGCCCCAAAGTGATTTTAGTAAGGTGGAGTGACTGATCATACTTCTCACCATATCCTTAAGAGTACGGTTTCGCctctctgctacaccattttggcttGAAGTCCCCGGTAGGGTGTACTGAGGAACAATACCacactccatcaaatatttggcgAATGGCCCTGGATGTTGTTCACCGaatccgtcatatctaccataatattcacctcCACGATTAGATCTAACGgcctttattttcttgcttagttggttctcaacttcagctttaaaattcttgaacacatccaatgattgagatttctcatgaatcaaataaagatagtcATAGCGTGAGTAAtcgtcaatgaaagtgataaaatattgttgtccattccaagaaggggtaggaaatggaccacaaatgtccgtatgtatcaattccaagacGTCACCACACCTGTTGACATCCTTTTTCCTCACATTTGTTTGTTTACCCTTAATACACTCTATACAGACTTGAAAGTCCGACAAATCAAATGGATCAAGAATTCCTTCTGACACAAGCCTTTGAAtatgttgatttgaaatatgacctAAATGCCTATGTcataacattgatgaattctcattTGTTAATTTTCGCTTAATGTCATAATTACTTaaatgcaaggtttcattacCATTAGAGGCTTTTAtgttcaatttgcataatttgTCTGTTAGACTACCAGTACTAATAacatttgaatttagataaagactaaccattccatttcTAAATGAACGATAATATCCACATTTGTCCAAACatgaaacataaattaaattccGTTTAAACGACGGTACTACAATAGTCTCTTCTAAATCTAAAGTACATCCAGAGTCTAACTGTAATCTAAAAAGACCAATAACCTTCACTGCAGCCTTGTTGCcatttcccacatagatgtatCTTTCACCATCAATTAGCATTCGACTCCTTAGGCAACCTTGCATCgtgacacttatgtgagtagttgcacccgtatctatccaccaagtgtcAATAGGCATTATTGCTAAATTAATTTCTGAATAAACAAGGTTGAGAAGTGTACTTTTCTTTTCACACCAAGCAGCGTACTTGGTACATGTTTTCTTCATATGACCAGCCTTcatgcaaaagaaacaagtgatctccttatcttgtttcttctGCACCTTTTGCTTAGATGCCCCAGAAAAtgcagtttgttttcctttattgtccctctttcttttcttgctgGTACCATATCCCTGAGATGTGGAAACCAAGTGAGCACTTTCTATCTTCTCTTGTTTCAATCTCTCCTCCTCTTGTACACACTGAGCAATAAGTTCattcaaagtccatttttccttttgtgtgtTGTAACTAATCTTGAATGGATTGAATTGTGTAGGTAGAGAGATTAAGACCAAGTGCACAAGTATGTCTTCTGACAACTCTAACTTTAATGCCTTGAGTCTAGTCACAAGATTGGACATTTCCAATATATACTCCCTTATATTATCTTTCCCTTTATACCGCATGgagacaagcttactaagaatagtgCTTGTCTCAACCTTTTCGTTTGTAGCGAATCGGTTTGCTATCTGGTCCAAGAATGTCTTGGCTCAGGTCTCCTCAGGCATTGCACCCCTTATAGCTTCTGAAATTGAGTGTTTCATtatcattagactcatgcgattggatcgctcccatttttccatagcAACCCTTTGCTCAGCAGTGTTAACACTAGTAAGGTCTGCAGGGCGATCCTCTCTTAATGCATAGTCCAAATCCATGCACCTGAGCACAATTATAACGTGctccttccatttcttgaagtttgtgcCATTAAGCATAGGAATGTTATTAACATTAGCAGATATAGAAGATGTCGAATTCATAACAATAAAGCTCATAATCAgccataaaaaatatcatatatatatgaataaataaaaaatttaacatatatatatatatatatatatataaatgcatGTGGGCCTATTACAAGATACCAAACAACCTTCTCCGATCGCCAAATGACGCCAAGAACGGCATCGCAGGCCAAAATGGAGACGACGTTTGCGGGAAAGAACGTCACGGGCGTCGCTCTGACTGGCAGAAGGGCATCGCAGGCAGAAAACGGTGCGAAATCCACCGGAGATGTGATCTAGAGACGGCATCGGCGGTGCAAGCTTCTAGGATCGCCAAACCGGCGCTAAAACAGCCCATTTGAATGGAGTCACGACGTCGCAAGTAAGCCAGCGGCTAACGACGTCGCATGGAATGCCAGCGGCTGACGGCGTTGCATGGAACACCAACGGCTGACAACGTCGCATGGAATGCTAGCGGCTGACAACGTCGCATGGAACCGCCAACGGGGACGGCGTCGCATGGAACGCCACTTTCCCGCTTTCAAGCagtcagaatttttttttattttttattgaaaggcTTGTTTAGGACTCCAGTTTCCCATGGCATGGAGTCTTCcagttcagtttttttttttttagaagattgtgtgaacttttcttatttattaattaaagaaGTATGTTTGATTTCCGTATAAGGGTTTAGATCAAACCAAACCCCAACAACCCCACCCAAAAGATGATTTTGTAGGATTTAGAAAATGAACCCTGAAAAATTCCCAGATTCTGTCAAGTTATTCCTTGCCCTAATATGTCATATGGGAGAAAAGTCATGTATGTTTGAATTAACAGGCATTTCGAAATGATTCAACATttgtggctctgataccaattgaaggAAATCCATTATGAATCCAAATTCTACATAGGAATCTCATGTATGAAGAAATTATGCCTGACATTTTTATAGAAAGGGAACAAACCTAAGTCCATTGTGAGTGCTGAAAgagtatggatcttctaaggcgATAGAGGAGAAACCACCTTTCTGTATTCTCTTTGTGATGGGAGGCAGGATGGGGAAACGATCTGTCTTTTGAAAAGTGAATTGAATTTTCAGAAATACCCTGATGAATTCCTTAAATATCAATTTCCTCTATTGCCTTAGGGACCATGCCCTTTGGATATTGGGCCATATgtgtcttaggcccatcatgtGAGACACATATGgtattgggctctacacataaggtggcccatactttataacaaatagaaattaaatatgtatATGCAAATAGCTTAATCATGAACTATGCTTCATATGTGTGAGTCCATTGTTATTCTAACAGACAACATTTTTGAAGCTTGCATATACTGTTATGATGTATTCTCCTTAAGACTTTCTGTTTATCTGTTCAtcaaagtccattttttttccttttctagcTAATTCCCACAGATATACAAGATTTTGATCTATATGAAGATCTACTggggaaaaaattatttttcttcttgagCCCCTTCATCAAAATCAGCTCTGATATTTAGGAAACTTATCAATACCAGTTAAATATCTGTTGATGCTTTTTCCAGTGTCTGTTATTTATGAAGTAAAATCTACATCTGACTGCCAAAAACCTTCATCACAAGGATGACAACCATATCCCCAATTTTCTACTTTGTTTCAGAATGAGCTCTGAAACATAGATGCGTAGCTCTTTCATAGGCATGCCTTTTGCTGACATTATAATATTGGGTGAAATTTACTAGACTACATGTAATGCTTATTTTAAAGCAAGAGAGATTAAATGGCCCATAACAAGCTGGTGAATGCATAAAAGATTGATGGTCAAGGAGTTTCAGATTACTTATAGAATCAGAGGATGATAGGTCAAGTGGTGCGTTGCCTCTGGATTGTCACGATGTCAAGTTGTAccaatgaattggaggaaatttTTAATGAAGCTAGTACAGGACCAATCGAGTCTTATGATAGAAATTGTGGGTGGTGAAGAGATAGGAGGACCAATGAGGTGAATGGGTAGCTTGGATTAGAAGGTGATAATTTTAAGATGAATGAGCACCTTGGACTAGAAAAAGATTGTATAGAAACAAATGCATTTATGAAACAAAAGAAGCAACACTTACAGGAGATCATGATGAGAGCGATTTGTTAAATGAAGGATATTCACTGGACAAATCTAAAATCTcattccttcttttttcttttccttttctttgcaTGTGAGATGATAGATGGTTAAATTGATCAACTTACTGAACTAATTGTTACTTTTCAAATTGCTTATTTCTACTCTACTCAAGTACTTGGTAAAATTACCCACACAGAattcttatccttttttttttgtgtccaTTCTCCCTATGGAAAACTTTTTATGGTTGCCCCTTCTTgaatattttgacttttcaatTCAATATTTGACCACAATATGTCTTCCATTTAACACAGGGATATATATTGGGGAAGAAAAAGTGATCCACTTCACTCGGGGAGCAGGCCAGGAGATTGGTACAGGAACTGTGTTAGACCGCATCATTGTCAGTTCATCTCCTTCTCATTCTACTGGCAATCCATGCCCAAGATGTGGTGATCAAGCAAGGCTAGATGGTGTCATATCTTCCTGCATTGACTGTTTTCTTGCTGAGGGGGATCTCTATCTCTTTCAGTATAGTGTCTCACCTgtaatttttcttgccaaagcTCGAGGAGGAACCTGCACCCTTGCTGCTTCTGATCCACCAGCTGATGTCATTCATCGTGCTTCCTTCCTCCTCCAGAATGGATTTGGTGACTATCACATTTTCAGGAACAACTGTGAAGATTTTGCAATCTACTGTAAAACAGGTTTGCTTGTGTTCACTAGCATCAGTGTGGGCCGCAGCGGACAAGCTGCATCCTTCTTAGCTGCTGCTAGCGCTGTTGTTTCTTCACCACTTAGATTCCTGACTACCAGCTTTAGTGGTCTGGCTGTAGTAGGTTGTGCTATGTATTGTGCTAGTCGAATTGTTTCTGATATTGGAGTACGTCGTGATGTGACTAAAGTACCAGTTGAGAGACTTGTTGCCGGGTCCAGCATAGATGAATCTGTAATGGCCAACGAAGACTCTACAACTGAGACAGGCAAGGAAGACTCAGCAAGTGAGACAGGCAAGCAAGAGACTACAACCGAGACAGGCAAGGAAGACCCTGCAGCTGAGACGAGCAAGGAAGATTCTGCAACTCACATAGTGA contains:
- the LOC100251247 gene encoding protein LEAD-SENSITIVE 1, translating into MGVLSNKISREELKPGDHIYSWRTAHLYAHHGIYIGEEKVIHFTRGAGQEIGTGTVLDRIIVSSSPSHSTGNPCPRCGDQARLDGVISSCIDCFLAEGDLYLFQYSVSPVIFLAKARGGTCTLAASDPPADVIHRASFLLQNGFGDYHIFRNNCEDFAIYCKTGLLVFTSISVGRSGQAASFLAAASAVVSSPLRFLTTSFSGLAVVGCAMYCASRIVSDIGVRRDVTKVPVERLVAGSSIDESVMANEDSTTETGKEDSASETGKQETTTETGKEDPAAETSKEDSATHIVKEVAPVVS